The Clostridiales bacterium FE2011 sequence CCTGAAAAAGTGCCTGCCTTGCCGGAGCTTTTAAAACCCCTGTTCAATGCCGAAACTACTCCGGCATTAACTCCTGGCACGTACAATTACGGTCAGTTGGTTTGCCGCTTTGAAAAGCTCGAAGACGGGCGGATCAAGGCTCATCTGACAATGCCTTCTGAAGAAATTGAGTGTATCTGCAGCTTAGATTACTGTGATGCAGAAGAACCGCTGTTTGACCTCAGCGACAGGAAAACCATTCCCTATGAACCCGGCATGAATCTTATGGAGAATGCCGCAGTTGCCCAGGCAATAATGGAAATGTACAGCAACATATTGCAGGATGATGGCTTCCAGAAGCTGATTGTTCTCTCTGCAAACAAGTTTGCCGAGGAACTGCCTGATCAGAAGTAAAAGTGTTCCGGACAGGGGACGGTTCCTTGTCCGGACTTTCAGCTTTTGGAAAAATAACTGCGGTTATTCGTCCTTTTTCGTTCTGTATTGGGATGGGGATCCATGTTATCCTTGGATCACGGTAAGGGAATGAGCCCTGCCGAATGATGTAAAGGAGGATCCTGAAAATGATCTTGATGAAGAACATGAACATGGGTCCTCGTGGCCGCTTGCATGGACACAGAGGATCAGTTGGCGGCTTTCTGGCCGGCCTGCTTGTACTGATGATGGGCGGTTGGATTATCCTCGCCGCAGCCATCGCACTGATTCTTTCGGTGGTATTCGTAATCATCCCTGTGTTCGGTCTGCTGGTCGACATCGCGCCTTCTGTCCTTGGCAGCCTGTTCGGAATGAAGAGCCTTGCCATCGGCATGGTGATCGGCCTGCTCTTGTATTACAGGAGCAGGAAAAATCGGGAAAGCGCCTCCGCGGTTGAAGAGGAAGAAAAGAACGACTTCATCACGGTTCAGGCTCGCAGCTGCAACAGCTGAGCAATCACTGGCAGCTATACCGGGGGAACGATAGAAATGATTATCGTTCCCTTTTTTGTTGCATCAAAAGCCTATATTTTCCTTTTTACCCGGCAGGTAACTTCCCTGTTCCTGTAGAAGTATTGAAGGTGTGTTTCAAAAGCTCCCATAAGTTGATACGAAGCAGAAGACGGAAAAGGAGGCATCCCTGTGTCCATCGCTGCCGCATATATGGTTCCCCATCCCCCGATGATCGTTCCCCAGGTGGGCAGAGGAAGTGAAAACCAGGTCCTGAAAACCATTCAGGCCTATGAAGCTGTTGCCTCGGAGATCGCGGAAATCAAACCGGAAACCATTATCGTAACCAGCCCCCACAGTGTGCTCTATGCCGATTATTTCCATATTTCCCCCGGGGATCATGCTTCCGGGGACTTCGGTAACTTCCGGGCGCCGGAGGTTTCCTTCCGCAAGCAGTACGATACGGAGCTGGTGAAGGCCCTCTGTGCCCTTGCCAGGGCGGAGGACTTCCCCGCCGGCATCCTGGGCGAGCGGGATAAGCACCTGGATCACGGCACCATGGTGCCCCTGTACTTTGTGGATCAGCAATATACAGATTACCGCCTGGTGCGGATCGGCCTCTCCGGCCTTTCCCTGGCGGATCACTATACCTTCGGGATGATGCTCCGCAAGGCGGTGGAACAGACCGGCCGCAAGGCGGTGCTCATTGCCAGCGGAGACCTGTCCCATAAGCTGCAGACCTATGGCCCTTACGGCTATGCCAAGGAAGGGCCGGAATATGACGCCCGGATCATGGACGTAGCCGGACGGGCTGCCTTCGGCGAGATGCTGGAATTTGACGAAACCTTCTGTGACAAAGCAGCCGAATGCGGCCACCGTTCCTTTGTGATCATGGCCGGCGCCCTGGACGGGCTGGCCGTGGAAGCAAAGGTGTACTCCCATGAGGACGTCACCGGCGTCGGCTACGGCATCTGCTCCTTCCATCCCGCAGGTCCGGATGAAAACCGTCACTTCCTGGAGCAGTACCGGGCGGCGCAGGAGGAAAAGCTCCGCAGGCGCCATGAGGCGGAAGATCCCTTTGTCCGCCTGGCCCGGGAAACCGTGGAATCCTATGTGCTGGAACGGACCACCCCGGAGGTTCCGGACTGGGCCACGGACGAAATGAAGCGGAAGCAGGCCGGCGTGTTTGTCTCCATCCACAAGGAGGGCAAGCTCCGGGGCTGCATCGGCACCTTCCTGCCGACCCGGGAGAACATCGCGAAGGAGATTATCAGCAACGCCGTCAGTGCCTCCACCCGGGATCCCCGGTTTGATCCCATCGGGCCGGAGGAGCTGAAGTGGCTGGAAATCAATGTGGACGTCCTTTCCGCGCCGGAAAAAATCAGCAGCATGGCAGAGCTGGACGTCCGCCGCTACGGCGTCATCGTCAGCTGCGGATCCAGGCGAGGCCTCCTGCTTCCGGACCTGGACGGTGTGGACACCGTGGAGGAGCAGGTGGATATCGCCCGGCGCAAGGGCGGCATCCGGGAGAATGAACCTGTTACGCTGGAGCGTTTTGAAGTGGTAAGGCATTATTGACAGGACGGTATTGAGAGATGGCTTTCTGCAACGTATGTTTCAGGCACTGCGAACTGCACGACGGACAGACCGGCCCCTGCGGCGCGAGAGCCGCAGTCAGCGGCCGGGTTGAACCGCTGTATTACGGCCGGATTTCCTCTCTGGCCCTTGATCCCATCGAGAAAAAACCGCTGAAGCAGTTTCACCCGGGCAAAATGATCCTGTCCGTGGGCAGCCTGGGCTGCAATCTCCGCTGCCCCTTCTGCCAGAATCATGAAATCGCCCAGCGGGAGGGCAATCGGGATTTCACCATCCAGACAGAGTGCATGTCCCCGGAGCGGCTGGCCGACCTGGCCACCTACTATCTGCCCAGCAAAAACATCGGCGTGGCCTACACCTACAATGAGCCGCTGGTCTGCTGGGAATACGTCCGGGATACCGCGAAGCTGGTGCATAAAAACCGGATGCTCAACGTCATGGTCACCAACGGCACCGCGAACCTGGAAATCCTCAGCCAGCTTCTCCCCTATATTGACGCGATGAATATAGACCTGAAAGGGTTTACCGACCGGTATTACAAAGAGGTCCTCGGCGGAGACCGGCAGACCGTCATGAACTTTATCCAGGAAGCCGTGAAGCGCTGCCATGTGGAACTGACCACCCTCATCGTCCCCGGGGAAAATGACAACGTGGACGAGATGCTCGCCCTCAGCGAATGGGTCGCCGGCCTGAAGAACGTCCAGGGCGGCAAGCAGGGCCGGGAAATCCCCCTGCATATTTCCCGCTTCTTCCCCCGTCACCGCATGACAGACAGGAGTCCCACGGACATCAACACCCTCTATTCCCTCGTCCAGGCCGCCCAGAAGCATTTACTTTATGTCTATCCGGGGAATGTGTAAAGATTGTCAAAGGGACAGTTCCGCAACCTCAATCGGCACAGCGGGTTTGCAGCAAATGCAAAATCCGCTGTTTGTTTCGGTTGCGGAACTGTCCCTTTGTCATATTGTCCGTACATCTGGCATTCGTTACATCTTTTCTTTGCGTTTTTCCTGTCACTTGTGATATATTATCCGCAGAAACAAAACCTGTCATTTCCGCATCTTCACAAAGGAGACCACCACAATGAAAAAGGCACTGATTTTCCTGCTGACTGTCATGCTCCTTTCCTCTATTCTCCCTGTTGCCTGGGCGGAAGATCCCCTCATTCGTCTCTTCGGCGAAGGTGAGGCCGATGTTCTGGGCAAACCTTTCCCCGACTTCACGGTAAAGGATACCAAAAAGAATGAGTTCACGCTGTCTGAGGCACTGAAGGATCACGAAGCAGTGCTGATTAACTTCTTCGCCTCCTGGTGCGGTCCCTGTATCCGTGAACTGCCGCTTCTGAACGAATTATACAAACAGTATGGAGACCGGGTGGCGTTCATCGGTCTGGATTTTGAACCGGATGACACCCTCCTGGATATTGCGGAAATCCGTATCGAAAACAAAGTTCCCTTTCCCATGAGCAAAACCGCCGGCACAGGGCTGAACGAGTATCTCGGGGTTTTCCGGCTTCCGCAGACCGTGGTGATAGACCGTTTCGGCAATCTGTGTTTCATGCACAGCAATGCGTTTGAAAGTGCGGAGGAATTGGCCCGGGTGCTGGATACCTTTGTGGGTGATGATTACACCGAATCCAGAATACTGAATTATATCCCCATGAAAGCGTCCACCTGTGCTTTCCCGGTTTCCGGAACCCTCGCATATTATGTAGAGAATGAAAGTGCCCGAAAGGTCGCCATCCGTTATAATGATGATGACGGCAATGTCGAATTCGGCTACATCGTCCCTGACGATATTGCCCATCTTCGTTTTGAAATATCTCCTGAAGTGCAGCCTGCCGATATGTGTTATTGGATTCAGGCCGATACCGATAAATCACTTCATGCGCTGTCTTCTCTGCTGGATCCGGACAGGAATGTCTATGTTTATGAACAACCCATAAACCTGTTGACTTACGGTCATCGTGTCGTGATGAGTGTTTTTGAATCCCGCACAATTGATGATCAATCGGTTTTCATCCTTCTGTTTCCTGATGAAAAAGCCGTTGATGAATTCACGGACTGGTACCGTGAAGACGCTCCGGACATCAGCTGGGAATATGTGAAGGATGAAGAGTCAAAGGCCGCGCAATCAGAAGCCTATCTTCTGCATTTCATTGACCAGTACGGCTCCCCTGTGCCGGATGTAAAGGCAAACTTCTGCACGGACGCTGCCTGCACCCTGCAGATTGCCGATGAAAACGGCCTGGTTTGCTTCAATGCCCCGGTGGAAAATTACCACGTCCAGCTGCTCAAAGTCCCGGAAGGCTACAGCTTCGACCCCGGTTTTGAGCTCTTTACCGGTGACGCTTTCGGCGA is a genomic window containing:
- the amrA gene encoding AmmeMemoRadiSam system protein A, producing MSIAAAYMVPHPPMIVPQVGRGSENQVLKTIQAYEAVASEIAEIKPETIIVTSPHSVLYADYFHISPGDHASGDFGNFRAPEVSFRKQYDTELVKALCALARAEDFPAGILGERDKHLDHGTMVPLYFVDQQYTDYRLVRIGLSGLSLADHYTFGMMLRKAVEQTGRKAVLIASGDLSHKLQTYGPYGYAKEGPEYDARIMDVAGRAAFGEMLEFDETFCDKAAECGHRSFVIMAGALDGLAVEAKVYSHEDVTGVGYGICSFHPAGPDENRHFLEQYRAAQEEKLRRRHEAEDPFVRLARETVESYVLERTTPEVPDWATDEMKRKQAGVFVSIHKEGKLRGCIGTFLPTRENIAKEIISNAVSASTRDPRFDPIGPEELKWLEINVDVLSAPEKISSMAELDVRRYGVIVSCGSRRGLLLPDLDGVDTVEEQVDIARRKGGIRENEPVTLERFEVVRHY
- the amrS gene encoding AmmeMemoRadiSam system radical SAM enzyme — protein: MAFCNVCFRHCELHDGQTGPCGARAAVSGRVEPLYYGRISSLALDPIEKKPLKQFHPGKMILSVGSLGCNLRCPFCQNHEIAQREGNRDFTIQTECMSPERLADLATYYLPSKNIGVAYTYNEPLVCWEYVRDTAKLVHKNRMLNVMVTNGTANLEILSQLLPYIDAMNIDLKGFTDRYYKEVLGGDRQTVMNFIQEAVKRCHVELTTLIVPGENDNVDEMLALSEWVAGLKNVQGGKQGREIPLHISRFFPRHRMTDRSPTDINTLYSLVQAAQKHLLYVYPGNV
- a CDS encoding TlpA family protein disulfide reductase, coding for MKKALIFLLTVMLLSSILPVAWAEDPLIRLFGEGEADVLGKPFPDFTVKDTKKNEFTLSEALKDHEAVLINFFASWCGPCIRELPLLNELYKQYGDRVAFIGLDFEPDDTLLDIAEIRIENKVPFPMSKTAGTGLNEYLGVFRLPQTVVIDRFGNLCFMHSNAFESAEELARVLDTFVGDDYTESRILNYIPMKASTCAFPVSGTLAYYVENESARKVAIRYNDDDGNVEFGYIVPDDIAHLRFEISPEVQPADMCYWIQADTDKSLHALSSLLDPDRNVYVYEQPINLLTYGHRVVMSVFESRTIDDQSVFILLFPDEKAVDEFTDWYREDAPDISWEYVKDEESKAAQSEAYLLHFIDQYGSPVPDVKANFCTDAACTLQIADENGLVCFNAPVENYHVQLLKVPEGYSFDPGFELFTGDAFGEWDILVRKD